Proteins found in one candidate division KSB1 bacterium genomic segment:
- a CDS encoding RNA-binding transcriptional accessory protein: protein MDGEKHFQTIAAELKLMVWQVQKTVELLDSENTVPFIARYRKEMTGNLNEEQIRAIEDRIRSLRVLDARKETVLNSIEKQGKLTPELKQKILDAAKLQEVEDLYLPYKPKKRTRATVAKEKGLEPLAELMLKLATDFEDYQGLLASFVDAEKGVNTVDEALAGARDICAEVISDDAEVRKAIRLIFQQKGVVVSEAKNKEDVGNYEVYAEFSHPVKTIQPYQTLAINRGEREGYLKVKVDVPISECIASIEQAYLTNQNSPFTPELKTAIADSYERLIAPSIEREIRSELTEQADAHAIEIFAKNLRNLLMQPPVHGATIMGIDPGYRTGCKVAVIDPTGKFLEGATIYPHEPQRQWQQAKDQLLELVKKHHVQIISIGNGTASRETETLAIETIEAYDGDLSYIIVNEAGASVYSASPLAKEEFPDLDVAMRGAVSIARRLLDPLSELVKIDPKSIGVGLYQHDVNQAKLSQMLDQVVESCVNFVGVNLNTASKALLKYVAGINSRLAENIVAARNERGEFKNRQQLLEVKGMGEMAFTQCAGFLRIPNAENFFDMTAVHPESYQAAERLLQELELDSTAVRGHGELLQQRMRLKKLSVQKLAEICGTGIPTMQDIIESLAKPNRDPRDELPKPIFRRDVLKIEDLKEGMVLEGTVRNVVDFGAFVDIGVKQDGLVHKSQMAKRFIKQPTDVVSVGQNVKVKVLSVKPETGRISLSMIIDE, encoded by the coding sequence ATGGATGGAGAAAAGCATTTTCAAACCATTGCAGCAGAATTAAAGCTCATGGTCTGGCAGGTTCAAAAGACTGTTGAGTTGCTCGATAGCGAGAATACCGTTCCTTTTATCGCTCGATATCGGAAGGAGATGACAGGGAATCTAAATGAAGAACAGATCCGTGCTATTGAGGATCGCATCCGTTCTTTGCGCGTATTAGATGCGCGAAAGGAAACCGTATTGAACTCGATCGAGAAACAGGGTAAATTAACACCAGAGTTGAAACAAAAAATTCTCGATGCCGCGAAATTGCAAGAGGTGGAAGACCTTTATTTGCCCTACAAACCTAAAAAACGAACTCGGGCTACGGTTGCAAAAGAGAAAGGATTGGAGCCTCTTGCCGAACTCATGTTAAAGTTAGCAACCGATTTCGAGGATTATCAAGGGTTGTTGGCATCTTTTGTGGACGCGGAAAAAGGGGTAAATACCGTGGACGAAGCGCTGGCTGGCGCGCGCGATATATGTGCAGAAGTCATTTCCGACGACGCTGAGGTCCGCAAAGCCATTCGACTTATCTTCCAGCAAAAGGGAGTGGTCGTTTCCGAGGCAAAAAACAAAGAGGATGTGGGGAATTATGAGGTTTATGCTGAATTCTCGCATCCAGTCAAAACAATTCAGCCCTATCAAACGCTGGCCATCAATCGCGGCGAACGTGAGGGCTATTTGAAGGTGAAAGTGGATGTGCCGATTTCCGAATGCATCGCAAGTATCGAGCAAGCATATCTGACCAATCAGAACTCACCCTTTACGCCAGAACTGAAGACCGCTATCGCCGACAGCTACGAACGGCTGATCGCGCCTTCAATCGAGCGCGAGATCCGCAGTGAATTGACCGAGCAGGCTGATGCTCATGCAATCGAAATTTTTGCCAAAAATCTGAGAAATCTATTAATGCAACCCCCGGTTCATGGTGCCACAATCATGGGTATTGATCCTGGCTATCGGACTGGCTGCAAGGTGGCCGTGATCGATCCGACCGGTAAATTTCTTGAGGGAGCGACTATATATCCGCATGAGCCGCAGCGCCAATGGCAACAAGCCAAAGATCAATTGTTGGAATTAGTCAAAAAGCATCACGTTCAGATCATTTCCATCGGCAATGGCACCGCCTCTCGTGAGACCGAAACTTTGGCGATCGAGACGATCGAGGCGTACGATGGTGATCTATCGTATATTATCGTCAATGAAGCTGGGGCGTCCGTCTATTCCGCCTCGCCGCTTGCCAAGGAGGAATTTCCAGACCTGGATGTTGCGATGCGCGGGGCTGTATCCATCGCTCGGCGTTTGTTGGATCCACTCTCAGAATTGGTAAAGATCGATCCCAAGTCCATCGGCGTGGGGCTTTATCAGCACGATGTGAATCAGGCGAAGCTCAGCCAGATGTTGGATCAAGTGGTGGAATCGTGTGTGAACTTTGTTGGAGTGAATCTCAATACTGCTTCCAAAGCACTGCTGAAATATGTCGCTGGGATCAATAGCAGGCTGGCGGAGAACATTGTGGCGGCAAGAAATGAGCGCGGTGAATTCAAAAATCGCCAGCAATTGCTCGAAGTGAAGGGAATGGGAGAGATGGCTTTCACCCAATGTGCGGGATTTTTGAGGATTCCCAATGCTGAAAATTTCTTCGATATGACCGCAGTTCATCCTGAATCGTATCAAGCTGCTGAGCGGTTGCTTCAGGAATTAGAACTGGATAGCACGGCGGTTCGCGGTCATGGGGAATTATTGCAACAACGGATGCGGCTGAAAAAACTGTCGGTGCAAAAATTAGCTGAAATCTGTGGCACTGGTATTCCTACGATGCAGGATATCATCGAAAGCCTGGCCAAACCCAATCGCGATCCGCGAGATGAATTGCCCAAGCCGATCTTCCGCCGGGATGTGCTGAAAATCGAGGACCTCAAGGAGGGCATGGTGCTGGAGGGAACGGTCCGGAATGTAGTGGATTTCGGCGCCTTTGTTGATATCGGTGTCAAGCAGGATGGATTGGTGCATAAGAGCCAGATGGCGAAACGATTCATCAAGCAGCCGACCGATGTAGTGAGCGTCGGGCAAAACGTAAAAGTGAAAGTATTGTCCGTGAAACCCGAAACTGGTCGCATCTCACTGTCCATGATCATCGATGAATAA
- the coaE gene encoding dephospho-CoA kinase (Dephospho-CoA kinase (CoaE) performs the final step in coenzyme A biosynthesis.) has protein sequence MIKIGITGGIGCGKSEVCRLLEQNGIPIIHADLVARELMESDPEIRADIKRAFGDEIYLPNCKLDRKRLAEIIFNDEKAKHLVNQIVHPHVIKYQKNELENLERSGKFRFAGVEAALIFEAGVEKQFDVIVVVAASEQTVIRRLMKRDGLSRQEIMKRIAAQMPLQEKIKRADIVIYNDGPLDELNHEVSRLLYWLNNQER, from the coding sequence ATGATCAAGATCGGCATAACTGGGGGAATTGGCTGTGGCAAATCGGAGGTTTGTCGGTTGCTGGAGCAAAATGGGATCCCTATCATCCACGCCGATCTCGTGGCGCGGGAGCTGATGGAAAGTGATCCTGAAATTCGGGCTGATATCAAGCGAGCATTCGGCGATGAAATCTATCTCCCAAATTGTAAACTTGACCGCAAGCGATTGGCTGAGATAATCTTCAACGATGAAAAGGCAAAGCATCTTGTGAACCAAATTGTGCATCCCCATGTGATCAAATATCAAAAAAATGAATTGGAAAATTTAGAGCGATCAGGAAAATTTCGTTTTGCAGGTGTGGAGGCTGCATTGATTTTTGAAGCTGGCGTGGAAAAGCAATTCGATGTGATCGTTGTGGTAGCTGCCTCAGAACAAACAGTGATTCGGAGACTAATGAAAAGGGATGGCTTGTCACGACAAGAGATCATGAAGCGAATTGCCGCACAAATGCCGCTGCAGGAGAAAATAAAACGGGCCGACATAGTGATTTACAATGACGGCCCGCTCGATGAATTGAACCATGAAGTTAGTAGGTTATTATATTGGTTAAATAACCAAGAGAGGTGA
- a CDS encoding aminotransferase class V-fold PLP-dependent enzyme — MMNESRRMFLNHLGSIAGGVMLTGVFYNSCVAKQIAAAASQIDHLTPAAAAEQEDFWFQVQQAFSTTRGIINLNNGGVSPQPRIVQEALVRYNEFSNEAPAHTMWNVLGPRRETIRSLLAELSGASAEEIAIVRNTTEALETVIFGLDLKRGDEVLVTDQEYPSMMRAWRQRQKRDGIAIKTVSIPTPPAHLSQITEALEKGITSKTRIIMISHIIYLTGQITPVREICDMAHAHGIEVIVDAAHSFAHLDYKIPELHCDYFGASLHKWLCAPFGTGILWVKKEKIEKIWPLFAPEDPNSSDIRKFEALGTRSFPTELAIAEAIHFHNGIGAKRKEERLRFLKNYWAERVNKFPTVKMITSLQREQSCGLGNFAIEGLDPGKICDHLFAKYKIYTTPIVHEQFRGVRVTPHVYTRLDELDAFIAAVEKIAKEGIPG, encoded by the coding sequence ATGATGAATGAATCCCGAAGGATGTTTCTTAATCATCTGGGCAGTATTGCTGGTGGCGTGATGCTTACTGGGGTTTTCTATAATAGTTGTGTTGCGAAACAGATAGCGGCGGCAGCGAGTCAGATCGATCATTTGACCCCAGCAGCAGCCGCGGAACAGGAGGATTTTTGGTTTCAGGTGCAACAGGCGTTTTCTACTACACGGGGGATCATCAACTTGAATAATGGCGGTGTGAGTCCGCAGCCGAGGATCGTTCAAGAGGCACTGGTCCGATACAATGAGTTCTCCAATGAAGCACCTGCTCACACCATGTGGAACGTGCTTGGCCCAAGACGTGAGACCATCCGATCCCTATTGGCCGAGCTTTCGGGCGCCTCGGCTGAGGAGATCGCCATTGTGCGGAATACCACTGAAGCGCTGGAGACGGTGATTTTCGGGCTTGATTTGAAACGCGGCGATGAGGTGTTGGTTACAGATCAGGAATATCCCAGTATGATGCGTGCTTGGCGCCAGCGACAAAAACGTGACGGTATCGCCATAAAAACCGTCAGCATTCCAACTCCACCAGCGCATCTCAGTCAGATCACCGAAGCGCTGGAAAAAGGAATTACGTCCAAAACTCGGATCATCATGATTAGCCACATTATCTATTTGACCGGACAGATCACCCCAGTGCGCGAGATCTGCGATATGGCACATGCCCATGGGATCGAGGTGATCGTGGATGCCGCCCATTCTTTTGCCCATTTGGATTATAAAATTCCAGAGCTTCATTGCGATTATTTTGGCGCCAGTTTGCATAAATGGCTTTGCGCACCGTTCGGCACGGGCATTTTGTGGGTGAAGAAAGAGAAAATCGAAAAGATCTGGCCTTTGTTCGCCCCAGAGGATCCGAACAGCAGCGATATCCGCAAATTCGAGGCGCTGGGTACTCGTTCGTTTCCTACCGAATTAGCTATAGCTGAGGCGATCCACTTTCATAATGGAATTGGGGCAAAACGAAAGGAAGAGCGGCTGCGATTCCTTAAAAATTATTGGGCTGAGCGCGTCAACAAGTTTCCGACGGTGAAAATGATCACTTCGTTGCAACGAGAACAATCCTGCGGCCTAGGCAATTTCGCCATCGAAGGTTTAGATCCAGGCAAGATCTGCGATCATTTATTCGCCAAATATAAAATCTATACCACACCGATTGTGCATGAACAATTTCGCGGCGTTCGCGTTACGCCCCATGTTTACACTCGTTTGGATGAGCTGGATGCTTTTATTGCAGCAGTTGAAAAGATAGCGAAGGAGGGAATTCCTGGATAG
- the pyk gene encoding pyruvate kinase: MRKTKIVCTLGPATNSEPMIQQLIHAGMNVVRLNFSHGTHQEHLSMITAIRKVSSQLGKPIPILQDLQGPKLRVGKIKTGSVVLNRGQQITIVADDIIGDEQRIGTSYRNLARDVRPGDKILLDDGLIELKAVESRGNEVLCQVIAGGILSDHKGINLPGVAISQPSFTDKDRDDLMFGMEHGVDLVAISFVRSADDVLAVKELIQSRGQEIMVLAKLEKPEAIDHLDKILAAADGVMIARGDLGVELPLQKVPLLQKRIIQQAAHLGKPVITATQMLESMRFNPRPTRAEVSDVANAIFDGTDAVMLSAETATGNYPVETVHTMARIITEAEQAGAWMGHRLSPAEKTLSIADAVSHSACEAAEFLNVKAIVAFTKSGFTARMVSKYRPKTQIIAFSPSEIVQRQLCLSWGICSLQMEYLDSTDQIIGRTEQILLDQKLVKHGDIIIILMGSPIFIKGTTNLMKLHVVGSAYK; encoded by the coding sequence ATGCGCAAAACGAAAATTGTCTGTACGCTTGGTCCAGCAACGAACTCTGAGCCGATGATCCAGCAATTGATCCACGCTGGGATGAATGTGGTGCGATTGAATTTCTCCCATGGAACACATCAGGAACATCTCTCGATGATCACCGCGATCCGAAAGGTTTCGTCTCAGTTAGGCAAGCCTATTCCAATTTTGCAAGACCTTCAAGGGCCGAAGTTGCGGGTGGGCAAAATTAAAACCGGCTCGGTAGTATTGAATAGGGGACAGCAGATTACCATCGTCGCTGATGACATAATCGGGGATGAGCAACGGATTGGCACGAGCTATCGCAATCTGGCCCGCGACGTGCGTCCCGGAGACAAAATATTATTGGATGATGGCCTGATTGAATTGAAAGCGGTGGAAAGTCGCGGCAACGAGGTACTCTGTCAGGTGATCGCTGGTGGAATCTTATCTGACCACAAGGGGATCAATTTGCCTGGTGTTGCCATCAGTCAACCATCGTTCACGGATAAGGATCGCGACGATCTCATGTTCGGGATGGAGCATGGAGTTGATTTGGTGGCGATTTCGTTCGTTCGGAGTGCGGACGATGTTTTAGCTGTAAAAGAGCTGATTCAATCCCGCGGTCAGGAAATCATGGTGCTGGCGAAGCTGGAGAAACCAGAGGCAATTGACCATCTGGATAAGATCCTTGCGGCAGCGGATGGCGTGATGATTGCCAGAGGCGATCTTGGGGTGGAATTGCCGTTGCAAAAGGTGCCGTTATTACAAAAACGGATCATTCAACAGGCAGCCCATCTCGGCAAACCAGTGATCACCGCCACTCAGATGCTCGAGTCGATGCGTTTCAATCCACGTCCAACCCGAGCTGAGGTCTCGGATGTGGCGAATGCCATTTTCGATGGTACAGATGCGGTCATGCTTTCGGCCGAGACGGCGACTGGCAATTATCCAGTGGAAACCGTTCATACCATGGCGCGGATTATTACTGAGGCGGAACAAGCAGGCGCCTGGATGGGACATCGTTTATCTCCGGCGGAAAAAACATTGTCCATTGCTGATGCTGTCAGTCATTCAGCGTGTGAGGCGGCGGAGTTTCTTAACGTCAAAGCCATCGTCGCTTTTACCAAATCCGGCTTTACCGCAAGGATGGTGTCCAAATATCGGCCCAAAACCCAGATCATCGCTTTTTCACCATCAGAGATCGTTCAGCGCCAGTTGTGCCTATCCTGGGGAATTTGCTCTCTGCAAATGGAATATCTGGATAGCACTGACCAGATTATCGGCCGCACCGAACAAATCCTATTGGACCAGAAATTGGTGAAGCATGGAGATATTATTATCATTTTAATGGGCTCGCCCATTTTCATCAAGGGGACTACCAATCTTATGAAATTGCATGTGGTCGGATCGGCATATAAATGA
- a CDS encoding long-chain fatty acid--CoA ligase: MAVTNLTEMFLDTVQRYGTKTALMHKVAGQYQSISYQEFGAIVKDLALGLASLGVKKGDRVALLSENRPQWAFSDFAILSLGAINVPIYPSLLPKQIEYILNDSESKIIITSTKDQTDKVIQILSELPVLKYVVYMDDEISHPKALSFQQVMERGKEFGSQHPEYYDQVTRAIQPDDPAGIIYTSGTTGSPKGAVLTHKNFLSNVQGGTATLHIGPEDTFLSFLPLCHVFERMGGHFCPISVGATIAYAESIDTVAQNLVEVKPTIMTSVPRLFEKMYARVLDNARAGGPIKQKIFDWAIKTGEKYVKAKSKGKVGAVLQAKYNLAHKLVFSKLHERVGGRLRFFVSGGAPLPKEIGEFFHYAGIKILEGYGLTESSPVIALNPEDKFKFGTVGPALVKGGVEIKIADDGEILTRGPHVMKGYYKKPAETKEAIDADGWLHTGDIGYLDEDGYLTITDRKKNIIVTSGGKNIPPAPIENLLLTSPLIDQVLVIGDKRKFLSALIVPNFELVQNYAQEQNIPFKDNQELVTNPQIVQYIGKEVERLCANLARFEQVKAFRLMPKPFTIEEGELTPTLKIKRKLVEEKYAELIDSIYAE; the protein is encoded by the coding sequence ATGGCAGTTACTAATTTAACTGAGATGTTTCTCGATACAGTCCAACGCTACGGCACAAAAACCGCTTTGATGCACAAGGTGGCAGGGCAATATCAGTCGATTAGTTATCAAGAATTTGGGGCGATCGTGAAAGACCTTGCATTGGGATTAGCGTCGTTGGGGGTTAAGAAAGGCGATCGGGTGGCGCTGTTATCGGAAAATCGGCCGCAATGGGCGTTTTCGGATTTCGCCATCTTATCCCTGGGCGCTATCAATGTCCCAATTTATCCATCGCTTTTGCCAAAACAAATCGAGTATATTTTGAATGACTCGGAATCGAAGATTATCATCACATCGACAAAAGATCAAACAGATAAGGTGATCCAGATTCTCAGCGAGCTGCCCGTGCTGAAATATGTTGTGTATATGGATGATGAAATATCGCATCCCAAGGCTTTATCTTTTCAGCAAGTCATGGAACGGGGCAAGGAGTTCGGTAGCCAACATCCAGAATATTATGATCAGGTGACACGAGCGATTCAGCCTGATGACCCTGCTGGGATTATCTACACATCTGGAACAACGGGAAGTCCTAAAGGCGCCGTCCTGACGCACAAAAATTTCTTATCAAATGTCCAAGGGGGTACAGCAACGCTTCATATCGGCCCAGAAGACACCTTTTTATCGTTCTTGCCATTATGCCATGTATTTGAACGCATGGGCGGACATTTCTGCCCAATATCAGTTGGCGCAACGATCGCTTATGCCGAGAGCATCGATACGGTAGCGCAGAATCTGGTTGAGGTGAAGCCCACCATTATGACCAGCGTACCGCGGTTGTTCGAAAAAATGTATGCGCGCGTGTTGGACAATGCCCGAGCCGGTGGCCCCATTAAGCAGAAGATCTTCGACTGGGCGATCAAAACTGGGGAGAAATATGTGAAGGCCAAAAGCAAAGGAAAAGTGGGCGCGGTGCTTCAAGCAAAATACAACCTTGCCCATAAATTGGTCTTCAGCAAGTTACATGAGCGCGTCGGCGGGAGATTAAGGTTTTTTGTGTCTGGTGGCGCCCCGTTGCCCAAAGAGATCGGCGAATTTTTTCACTATGCTGGGATCAAGATTTTGGAAGGCTATGGCCTTACCGAAAGCTCGCCGGTCATCGCCTTAAATCCAGAAGATAAATTCAAATTCGGTACAGTAGGACCAGCATTGGTCAAAGGCGGCGTTGAGATTAAAATTGCCGATGATGGCGAGATCCTTACCCGTGGGCCTCATGTGATGAAAGGTTACTACAAAAAGCCGGCCGAAACCAAGGAGGCAATCGATGCCGATGGTTGGCTCCACACTGGCGATATCGGATATTTGGACGAAGACGGATACCTCACCATAACCGATCGCAAAAAAAATATTATCGTGACCTCAGGAGGAAAGAACATTCCGCCAGCTCCCATCGAGAATTTATTATTAACTAGTCCCTTGATCGATCAGGTCCTAGTGATCGGCGACAAGCGAAAATTTCTGTCTGCTCTTATCGTCCCGAACTTTGAGTTAGTTCAGAATTACGCTCAAGAGCAAAATATTCCATTCAAAGACAACCAAGAACTGGTGACCAACCCACAAATCGTGCAGTATATCGGCAAGGAGGTTGAGCGACTCTGTGCTAATTTGGCGCGTTTCGAACAGGTGAAAGCATTTCGCCTGATGCCTAAACCGTTCACTATAGAGGAAGGTGAATTAACCCCAACCCTGAAGATCAAAAGAAAACTGGTTGAAGAAAAATATGCGGAGTTGATCGATTCGATCTATGCCGAATGA
- a CDS encoding nitroreductase family protein, whose protein sequence is MEFFELIQKRYSVRAYQQKPVEDDKLKRVLEAAVLAPTAANRQPFRLIVIHTQGKEAELKRLYHRDWFSQAPLVIGICAVTSEAWARIDGKNYAEVDATIAMDHLILAAADLGLGTCWIAAFNPQVAREILSLPADVEPIAFTPLGYPADQPKPKRRKPLEELVYYEKWG, encoded by the coding sequence ATGGAATTTTTTGAACTCATTCAAAAGCGTTATTCAGTACGTGCATATCAACAAAAACCGGTAGAGGATGACAAGTTAAAAAGAGTGCTTGAGGCGGCGGTGCTGGCGCCGACAGCGGCAAATCGCCAGCCGTTTCGATTGATTGTGATCCACACGCAGGGTAAGGAGGCAGAGCTGAAAAGGTTGTATCATCGGGATTGGTTCAGTCAGGCGCCGCTGGTAATTGGCATTTGTGCGGTGACTTCCGAGGCATGGGCCCGCATCGACGGAAAAAATTACGCAGAAGTGGACGCTACCATTGCCATGGATCATCTGATCTTGGCAGCGGCTGATCTGGGTTTGGGAACCTGCTGGATTGCAGCCTTTAATCCTCAAGTGGCAAGAGAAATCCTCTCCCTGCCAGCGGATGTCGAACCGATCGCTTTTACACCGCTGGGCTATCCAGCCGACCAACCGAAACCCAAAAGGCGCAAGCCTCTCGAAGAGTTGGTGTATTACGAAAAGTGGGGATAA
- a CDS encoding DNA internalization-related competence protein ComEC/Rec2, which produces MKAFIYSLQNRPAFKLAILLIAGSIIGYYFDLPRTISLFILFTALIAAILGLCGKVSLLNLCLILAAIAAGLFRYELATGTMPPDHISYFVDSGETVTLDGTVNAFPQYRGRRLEFEFAVRQIDWQGRLRPVHGNILVRLWRMNLAVNYRDHLHITGKLQMPRGERNPGEFNYQKFLLSHGIFGIMDISKPDAVTILPSEQSISIASVVSFSKAKFYKTLHELYPGQAGALIKALLLGERGEIDPELNQAFSRCGVIHALAISGLHVGFVATIFFVLFSLLRFNHAGKIIAMLISLFCYNLIIGFEPPIVRASVMLGIFLIGRLLQRNCDALNAISMAAIIILLIHPMDLFQASFQLSFAATLAIVFLYRRLKNIFDKIPGFTKLMNYRGGNYLGSLFLVSFAAQLGTLPITVYYFGRFSIIGTLLNLIVIPMVGIIIALGLASSMIGLFSLSIARLYATANMLFLDKLIQLVDAVGKWKFSAVEVGAISIVIVAASYGFLWIILNLDREVYRKALVYVSLGGLLFLVWQPILKDKKWLEVIYFDVGQGDAALICFPSGKKLLIDGGPAQEEFDSGESIIVPYLKRHRINRLDAVVVSHADNDHIGGVASVLQAISVNQVFDNGLLNASAICSTYQEIIKKQGREHQVARAGQVLPGFENCVISFLHPTERWVRCWRDDINNCSVVAKITYGQKSFIFPGDIGHDAEAWLIHYGPLLKADVLKIAHHGSRTSSSAAWLRMVQPEYAVISVGKNNKFKFPAPSILRRLDQFGIKTVRTDVNGAVVFRTDGMSLERVR; this is translated from the coding sequence ATGAAAGCGTTCATTTATTCGCTACAAAATCGTCCGGCTTTCAAATTGGCAATACTCCTCATTGCGGGATCGATCATTGGATATTATTTTGATCTTCCCCGCACCATTTCTTTGTTTATTCTATTCACTGCTTTAATAGCCGCAATTCTTGGGCTTTGCGGAAAGGTTTCCTTGTTAAATTTATGCCTTATTCTCGCGGCGATCGCTGCTGGTCTGTTCCGCTACGAGCTTGCCACTGGGACGATGCCTCCCGATCATATCAGCTATTTTGTTGATAGCGGGGAAACCGTAACCCTTGACGGAACGGTTAACGCTTTCCCTCAATACAGAGGCCGACGACTTGAATTTGAATTCGCTGTCAGGCAAATCGATTGGCAAGGGAGACTGCGGCCAGTTCATGGGAACATATTAGTGCGCTTATGGCGGATGAATCTGGCCGTTAATTATCGTGATCATTTGCACATCACCGGAAAATTACAAATGCCACGGGGCGAGCGCAATCCCGGGGAATTCAATTACCAGAAATTTTTGCTGAGCCATGGTATATTTGGGATCATGGACATTTCCAAGCCAGATGCAGTGACGATATTGCCATCCGAGCAGTCGATTTCGATCGCAAGCGTGGTTTCGTTCAGCAAGGCCAAATTCTATAAAACGCTTCATGAGTTGTATCCAGGCCAAGCCGGGGCACTGATCAAAGCGCTTCTATTGGGTGAACGCGGTGAAATCGACCCCGAATTGAACCAAGCCTTTTCCCGCTGCGGGGTGATTCATGCCTTGGCTATCTCCGGGTTGCATGTTGGATTTGTGGCGACCATATTTTTTGTTTTGTTCAGCCTGCTTCGCTTTAATCATGCCGGCAAAATCATCGCGATGCTGATCAGTTTATTTTGCTATAATTTGATCATTGGCTTTGAACCACCCATCGTTCGGGCCTCCGTCATGTTGGGTATCTTTCTGATTGGCCGGCTGCTCCAGCGAAACTGCGATGCGCTCAATGCGATCTCGATGGCAGCAATTATCATCTTGCTGATTCACCCTATGGACTTGTTCCAGGCTTCGTTTCAACTTTCATTTGCCGCCACGCTCGCAATCGTTTTTCTTTATCGCCGATTAAAAAATATCTTTGATAAAATTCCTGGTTTTACTAAATTGATGAATTATCGAGGGGGAAACTATTTGGGATCTTTGTTCCTGGTGAGTTTTGCTGCTCAACTTGGCACCTTGCCCATTACGGTTTATTATTTCGGTCGTTTTTCGATTATCGGGACCCTGCTGAATTTAATAGTTATTCCGATGGTTGGGATCATCATTGCCTTGGGGCTTGCATCGTCAATGATAGGGCTATTCTCACTCTCAATTGCTCGGCTTTACGCCACAGCGAATATGCTATTTCTGGATAAACTAATCCAGCTTGTCGACGCAGTGGGAAAATGGAAATTTTCGGCTGTGGAAGTGGGCGCAATCAGCATTGTCATTGTTGCAGCAAGCTATGGATTTCTCTGGATCATTTTGAACCTTGATCGCGAAGTTTACCGCAAAGCTCTGGTCTATGTATCTCTTGGGGGACTTTTATTTCTTGTCTGGCAACCGATTCTAAAAGATAAAAAGTGGCTCGAGGTGATCTATTTTGACGTCGGTCAGGGCGATGCGGCATTGATCTGTTTTCCAAGCGGCAAAAAGCTATTGATCGATGGCGGTCCAGCTCAGGAGGAATTTGATAGTGGCGAATCGATCATTGTGCCTTACCTGAAGCGCCATCGCATCAATCGGCTTGATGCTGTGGTTGTGTCCCATGCCGATAATGACCATATTGGGGGAGTTGCCTCAGTGCTCCAAGCTATTTCAGTAAACCAGGTTTTTGATAATGGATTACTCAATGCTTCAGCTATTTGTTCGACTTATCAGGAGATCATCAAGAAACAAGGAAGGGAACACCAGGTTGCGCGAGCGGGTCAGGTGCTACCAGGATTTGAGAACTGCGTAATTTCTTTTCTCCATCCGACTGAGCGGTGGGTGCGCTGCTGGAGGGACGATATCAATAATTGTTCGGTAGTAGCGAAGATCACTTATGGTCAAAAAAGCTTCATTTTTCCTGGGGATATCGGTCATGACGCTGAAGCCTGGCTGATTCATTATGGGCCCTTGCTCAAGGCTGATGTGCTAAAGATCGCCCATCATGGCAGTCGAACTTCCTCGAGCGCTGCTTGGCTGCGAATGGTTCAACCTGAATACGCCGTGATTTCAGTTGGCAAAAATAATAAGTTTAAATTCCCAGCACCTTCAATCCTCCGCCGGCTCGATCAATTTGGAATCAAAACCGTCCGAACCGACGTGAATGGCGCTGTGGTGTTCAGAACCGATGGAATGAGCTTGGAACGCGTGCGATAA